Proteins encoded within one genomic window of Deltaproteobacteria bacterium:
- a CDS encoding SIMPL domain-containing protein (The SIMPL domain is named for its presence in mouse protein SIMPL (signalling molecule that associates with mouse pelle-like kinase). Bacterial member BP26, from Brucella, was shown to assemble into a channel-like structure, while YggE from E. coli has been associated with resistance to oxidative stress.), with product MKKWLAAGLFALVVCALSPEGVIAKDNVAGGEARRTISVSGVAEAVLDAEYAKVSITVSNAKPKMSESHDATVNDVKSLYSDIKKVGVKESDIDKSLMVQEREYEYDEKKKRRYRSSVYMVITVRDVNKLDGVYAALAGYDSVTAPRTQFERNDEFEQRKELFKKALLAAKTKAELMAKTLGSEVGEVVSIEENAWAENYFVGSQHTNGTIQVGENDIRSYGSVTIKARVIVVFELK from the coding sequence ATGAAGAAATGGCTGGCGGCTGGATTGTTTGCTTTGGTAGTGTGCGCGCTGTCACCGGAGGGTGTGATTGCAAAGGACAATGTGGCTGGCGGCGAAGCGAGAAGGACCATTTCTGTTTCCGGGGTTGCCGAGGCCGTGCTGGATGCGGAGTACGCAAAGGTATCTATAACGGTAAGCAATGCCAAACCGAAGATGTCGGAGAGCCACGATGCGACCGTCAATGACGTAAAGAGCCTTTATTCGGACATTAAAAAGGTTGGGGTAAAGGAAAGCGACATAGACAAATCGTTGATGGTGCAAGAGAGAGAGTATGAATACGACGAGAAAAAAAAGAGAAGGTATAGGTCATCGGTGTATATGGTCATTACGGTTAGAGATGTGAACAAGCTTGACGGGGTTTATGCAGCGCTTGCTGGCTATGACAGCGTGACCGCCCCGAGGACACAATTTGAACGTAATGATGAGTTCGAGCAGAGAAAAGAACTTTTCAAGAAGGCCCTTCTTGCCGCAAAGACCAAGGCTGAGTTGATGGCAAAGACGCTTGGCTCCGAGGTCGGCGAGGTAGTAAGCATAGAGGAGAATGCCTGGGCGGAGAATTATTTTGTAGGGTCGCAGCATACCAATGGCACCATACAAGTCGGGGAAAACGATATAAGAAGCTACGGCAGCGTTACGATAAAGGCGCGGGTAATCGTTGTTTTCGAGCTTAAGTAG
- a CDS encoding murein transglycosylase domain-containing protein: MANLKTLFILCVLAVFFQACTVRDAVKIAASKDPKVALKAFANSKKEIYKEDPLQALDDLQMAKNEFSKVMGKLERLAGKKWGGKEAKKLPTQKQYVKYTQNYASRAIVDFDKGIVTVETVDEKDPQKSLKNAIVTTILTPDDPRSVDLFSDKEITLTGKPYLDGLIEDNNGNPVSGPDAAEKYAGYLVAQKAETREVDNDGVKKKVLYVEFLLVSDYNEKKAAQFASTVEKHSKQYNINKSLVFAVIKTESNFNPFAVSYVPAYGLMQLVPTSGGKDAYKHVHGENEVPTKEYLFVAENNIELGTAYLNLVMYTYFEKIDNPLSREYCTIAAYNTGAGNVFKTFSGDRKDKVGAINKINSMTPQEVFEKMKKDLPFEETRHYIVKVTDSQKKFVKM; this comes from the coding sequence ATGGCGAATCTAAAAACGCTTTTTATCCTGTGCGTTCTTGCCGTGTTCTTTCAGGCCTGTACCGTGCGCGATGCCGTGAAGATAGCGGCCAGTAAGGACCCCAAGGTCGCGCTCAAAGCCTTTGCCAACAGTAAAAAGGAAATATACAAGGAAGACCCGCTGCAGGCCCTCGATGACCTGCAGATGGCAAAAAACGAGTTCTCTAAGGTAATGGGCAAGCTCGAGCGCCTTGCCGGAAAGAAGTGGGGCGGCAAGGAGGCAAAGAAGCTCCCCACACAGAAACAGTACGTAAAGTACACGCAAAACTACGCGAGCCGCGCAATCGTGGACTTTGACAAGGGCATTGTCACTGTCGAGACCGTTGACGAGAAAGACCCGCAAAAGAGCCTTAAAAACGCAATCGTCACTACCATCCTCACCCCTGACGACCCGAGGTCAGTAGATCTTTTCTCGGATAAGGAGATAACTCTTACCGGGAAGCCCTATCTGGACGGCCTTATCGAGGATAATAACGGCAATCCCGTGTCCGGCCCTGACGCTGCCGAGAAGTATGCCGGTTATCTGGTGGCACAGAAGGCAGAGACACGTGAGGTCGACAACGACGGCGTGAAAAAGAAGGTACTATACGTCGAGTTCCTGCTTGTTAGCGACTATAACGAGAAAAAGGCCGCACAGTTCGCCTCAACGGTCGAGAAACACTCGAAGCAGTACAACATAAATAAGAGCCTCGTCTTCGCAGTCATAAAGACCGAGAGTAACTTTAACCCCTTTGCAGTAAGCTATGTTCCTGCGTACGGCCTTATGCAGCTTGTTCCAACAAGCGGCGGTAAGGACGCGTACAAGCACGTACACGGCGAGAACGAGGTGCCGACAAAGGAGTATCTCTTTGTCGCGGAGAATAACATCGAGCTTGGCACCGCGTACTTGAACCTTGTTATGTACACGTACTTCGAGAAGATAGATAATCCTCTCTCTAGAGAGTACTGCACAATAGCGGCCTATAACACGGGTGCTGGCAACGTGTTTAAAACCTTTTCCGGTGATAGAAAGGACAAGGTAGGGGCCATAAACAAGATAAACTCCATGACCCCGCAAGAGGTGTTCGAGAAGATGAAGAAGGATTTGCCGTTTGAGGAAACGCGCCACTATATCGTAAAGGTCACGGATTCCCAGAAGAAGTTCGTGAAGATGTAA
- a CDS encoding DUF1330 domain-containing protein, translating into MPKGYWIVRAEVRDMEKYKEYVTAAAPALQKYGAKVLVRAGKFENPEGTSRPRNGIIEFPSYEKALECWRSAEYQAAIKLRQPVSTMDMVIIEGLEG; encoded by the coding sequence ATGCCAAAGGGTTACTGGATAGTGCGCGCCGAGGTGCGCGACATGGAAAAATACAAGGAGTACGTTACTGCCGCAGCCCCTGCCCTGCAAAAATACGGCGCTAAAGTTCTTGTCAGGGCCGGAAAGTTCGAGAACCCGGAAGGCACATCAAGGCCGCGTAACGGCATAATTGAGTTCCCTTCGTACGAAAAGGCGCTCGAGTGCTGGCGGTCTGCTGAGTACCAGGCGGCAATCAAACTTCGCCAACCGGTCTCAACAATGGACATGGTGATAATCGAGGGGTTGGAGGGATAA